Proteins from a single region of Halorubrum sp. 2020YC2:
- a CDS encoding multiprotein bridging factor aMBF1, producing the protein MPQCEMCGAEEASLTTTKVEGAELELCSSCTDFGTEVRDESTSSGGGKYSTSSSTGKSSSSSGSSGSSGGSGGSSGGSTRPRDMFDDMDEIATDYDDQIRDARESRGLSQEELADQLNEKASLIRKLERGDTLPTDEVQRKLERALDISLVEGQSSDDAEWETDDAGTMTLGDVVKRKD; encoded by the coding sequence ATGCCCCAGTGTGAGATGTGCGGCGCCGAGGAGGCCTCGCTGACGACGACGAAGGTCGAAGGCGCCGAACTGGAGCTTTGCAGCTCGTGTACGGACTTCGGCACCGAGGTCCGCGACGAGTCGACGAGCTCCGGCGGCGGCAAGTACTCCACCAGCTCCAGCACCGGGAAGTCGTCCTCGTCGTCCGGATCGTCCGGGTCGTCCGGGGGCTCCGGCGGCTCGTCGGGTGGCTCGACCCGCCCCCGCGACATGTTCGACGACATGGACGAGATCGCCACCGACTACGACGACCAGATCCGCGACGCGCGAGAGTCTCGCGGGCTGAGTCAGGAGGAGCTGGCCGACCAGCTCAACGAGAAGGCGAGCCTCATCCGCAAGCTCGAACGCGGCGACACGCTCCCGACCGACGAGGTCCAGCGCAAGCTCGAACGCGCGCTCGACATCTCGCTGGTCGAGGGGCAGTCGTCAGACGACGCCGAGTGGGAGACCGACGACGCCGGCACGATGACGCTCGGCGATGTCGTCAAGCGGAAGGACTAA
- a CDS encoding cupin domain-containing protein — MGYDTTAYDDVEPRAPGMYFLRDALDCEHLGVTVVEADDGWEGMEHDHGDGDHEEVYVLLHGEATLTVDGDAVDLAPGDAVRVDPGSTRDLAFSADGSKMVIAGAP, encoded by the coding sequence ATGGGCTACGACACGACGGCCTACGACGACGTCGAACCGCGCGCGCCCGGGATGTACTTCCTCCGTGACGCGCTCGACTGCGAACACCTCGGCGTGACCGTCGTCGAGGCCGACGACGGGTGGGAGGGAATGGAACACGACCACGGCGACGGCGACCACGAGGAGGTGTACGTGCTCCTCCACGGCGAGGCGACGCTCACCGTCGACGGCGACGCCGTCGACCTCGCTCCCGGCGACGCGGTCCGCGTCGACCCCGGATCCACGCGCGACCTCGCCTTCTCGGCCGACGGCTCGAAGATGGTTATCGCCGGCGCGCCCTGA
- the tpiA gene encoding triose-phosphate isomerase, with the protein MFILVNLKAYPCDPIEVATAARDVAEASGARIAVSPQAADIARVADTGVETWAQHASPNAHGSHTGSTLAEAAADNGAEGTLINHSEKRLKLADVDGSVGAAERADLETIVCANNPAQVGAAAALGPDAVAVEPPELIGGDVSVATADPGIVEDAVAAAEAVDPAVDVFCGAGVSTGEDVSTAGDLGAAGVLLASGVAKADDPEAVLEDLVSGI; encoded by the coding sequence ATGTTCATCTTGGTGAACCTCAAGGCGTACCCGTGCGATCCGATCGAAGTCGCGACCGCGGCCCGCGACGTGGCCGAGGCGTCCGGCGCGCGGATCGCGGTCTCGCCGCAGGCCGCCGACATCGCCCGCGTCGCGGACACCGGCGTCGAGACGTGGGCCCAGCACGCCTCACCGAACGCGCACGGCTCGCACACGGGGTCGACGCTCGCGGAGGCGGCCGCCGACAACGGCGCCGAGGGGACGCTCATCAACCACTCCGAGAAGCGGCTGAAGCTCGCGGACGTCGACGGGTCCGTGGGCGCCGCCGAGCGCGCCGATCTGGAGACGATCGTCTGCGCGAACAACCCCGCACAGGTCGGCGCCGCCGCCGCGCTCGGTCCCGACGCGGTCGCCGTCGAGCCGCCGGAGCTCATCGGCGGCGACGTCTCCGTCGCCACGGCGGACCCCGGGATCGTCGAGGACGCGGTCGCGGCCGCCGAGGCCGTCGACCCCGCGGTCGACGTGTTCTGCGGCGCCGGCGTCTCGACCGGCGAGGACGTGTCGACGGCGGGCGACCTCGGCGCCGCCGGCGTCCTGCTGGCCTCCGGCGTCGCGAAGGCAGACGACCCCGAGGCCGTGCTCGAAGACCTCGTGAGCGGGATCTGA
- a CDS encoding ABC transporter ATP-binding protein — MSDDQPLLEVEDLTTTFGTDDGTLTAVGGIDFTVEAGETVCIVGESGSGKTVATESVTNIIDTPPGKIGGTVRYKGRDLLSMPGSELRGIRGNEIAHIFQNPQEAMNHCYTVGWQITEALQIHRDVSDEEARTKAVDLMDRVGIANASSRFDDYPHEFSGGQKQRVMIAMALVGDPDLLIADEPTTALDVTVQAQILELLDELQDEFGMGVLFVTHDLGVVAQIADRIVVMYAGKVMERGGVLDIFDDPAHPYTRQLLECLPEFGGTGGGIPGTLPDPHDPPDGCRFAPRCEYAEGACRTGEQPDEVEVAPDQRVSCVHYGPGGDPSIVGSEEFGPGDGAGTADGDEEVGPADD; from the coding sequence ATGTCCGACGATCAGCCACTACTCGAGGTCGAAGACCTCACGACGACGTTCGGCACCGACGACGGAACGCTCACCGCGGTCGGCGGGATCGACTTCACCGTCGAGGCCGGCGAGACGGTCTGTATCGTCGGTGAGTCGGGCTCCGGCAAGACGGTCGCGACGGAGTCGGTCACCAACATCATCGACACCCCGCCGGGGAAGATCGGGGGGACCGTCCGGTACAAGGGGCGCGACCTGCTGTCGATGCCCGGATCGGAGCTCCGGGGGATCCGGGGCAACGAGATCGCGCACATCTTCCAGAACCCGCAGGAGGCGATGAACCACTGTTACACCGTCGGGTGGCAGATCACTGAGGCGCTCCAGATCCACCGGGACGTCTCCGACGAGGAGGCGCGCACCAAGGCGGTCGACCTCATGGACCGCGTCGGGATCGCGAACGCGAGTTCGCGGTTCGACGACTACCCGCACGAGTTCTCCGGCGGGCAGAAACAGCGCGTGATGATCGCGATGGCGCTCGTGGGCGACCCAGACCTGCTGATCGCCGACGAGCCGACGACCGCGCTCGACGTCACGGTCCAAGCGCAGATCCTCGAACTGCTCGACGAGCTACAAGACGAGTTCGGGATGGGGGTGCTGTTCGTGACGCACGACCTCGGCGTCGTCGCGCAGATCGCCGACCGGATCGTGGTGATGTACGCCGGGAAGGTGATGGAGCGCGGCGGCGTGCTCGACATCTTCGACGACCCGGCGCATCCGTACACCCGGCAGCTGTTGGAGTGCCTGCCGGAGTTCGGCGGCACGGGCGGTGGGATACCGGGGACGCTCCCGGATCCGCACGACCCACCGGACGGCTGTCGGTTCGCGCCCCGCTGCGAGTACGCCGAGGGAGCGTGTCGCACCGGCGAACAGCCCGACGAAGTCGAGGTCGCACCGGACCAGCGGGTCTCCTGTGTCCACTACGGCCCGGGCGGCGACCCCTCGATAGTCGGCAGCGAGGAGTTCGGACCCGGCGACGGAGCGGGGACGGCCGACGGCGACGAGGAGGTGGGTCCCGCCGATGACTGA
- the dnaK gene encoding molecular chaperone DnaK — translation MASNKILGIDLGTTNSAFAVMEGDEPEIIANAEGDRTTPSVVAFADDDERLVGKPAKNQAVQNPDRTIQSIKRHMGEDDYTVEIGDDEYTPEQVSAMILQKIKRDAEEYLGDDVEKAVITVPAYFNDKQRQATKDAGEIAGFEVERIVNEPTAASMAYGLDDESDQTVLVYDLGGGTFDVSVLDLGGGVYEVVATNGDNDLGGDDWDEALIDHLADEFENDHGIDLREDRQALQRLKDAAEEAKIELSNKKETTVNLPFITATDSGPVHLEQSVTRATFEKLTSDLIERTVEPTEQALSDAGYSKSDIDEVILVGGSTRMPQVQEQVEELVGQEPKKNVNPDEAVALGAAVQGGVLSGDVDDIVLLDVTPLSLGIEVKGGLFERLIEKNTTIPTEESKVFTTAADNQTSVNVRVFQGEREIAEENELLGAFQLSGIPPAPAGTPQIEVSFNIDENGIVNVEAEDQGSGNAESITIEGGVGLSDEEIDEMQAEAEQHAEEDEARRERIEARNEAETTIQRAETLLEENEEELDDDALVEDIEAAIEDVEEVLEDEDADTDEIESATEALTEELQEIGKQMYEGQAAQAGPGGAGPGGMGGMGGAGGPGGAAGPGGAGPGGDADDEEYVDADFEDVDENDDE, via the coding sequence ATGGCGAGCAACAAAATTCTCGGTATCGACCTCGGTACCACCAACTCCGCGTTCGCGGTGATGGAGGGCGACGAGCCCGAGATCATCGCCAACGCGGAAGGCGACCGAACCACCCCGTCGGTCGTCGCCTTCGCCGACGACGACGAGCGGCTCGTCGGCAAGCCGGCGAAGAACCAGGCCGTCCAGAACCCCGACCGCACGATCCAGTCGATCAAGCGGCACATGGGCGAGGACGACTACACCGTCGAGATCGGCGACGACGAGTACACGCCGGAGCAGGTCTCGGCGATGATCCTCCAGAAGATCAAACGCGACGCCGAGGAGTATCTCGGCGACGACGTCGAGAAGGCGGTCATCACCGTCCCCGCGTACTTCAACGACAAGCAGCGGCAGGCGACCAAAGACGCCGGCGAGATCGCCGGCTTCGAGGTCGAGCGCATCGTCAACGAGCCGACCGCGGCCTCCATGGCGTACGGCCTCGACGACGAGTCCGACCAGACCGTCCTCGTGTACGACCTCGGCGGCGGCACGTTCGACGTCTCGGTCCTCGATTTGGGCGGCGGCGTCTACGAGGTCGTCGCCACGAACGGGGACAACGACCTCGGCGGCGACGACTGGGACGAGGCGCTCATCGACCACCTCGCCGACGAGTTCGAAAACGACCACGGGATCGACCTCCGCGAGGACCGGCAGGCGCTCCAGCGGCTGAAAGACGCCGCGGAGGAGGCGAAGATCGAGCTGTCGAACAAGAAGGAGACCACGGTCAACCTCCCCTTCATCACCGCGACCGACAGCGGCCCGGTCCACCTCGAACAGTCCGTCACCCGCGCGACGTTCGAGAAGCTCACGAGCGACCTCATCGAGCGCACCGTCGAGCCGACCGAGCAGGCGCTCTCCGACGCCGGCTACTCGAAGTCGGACATCGACGAGGTCATTCTCGTCGGCGGTTCGACCCGGATGCCGCAGGTCCAAGAGCAGGTCGAAGAGCTGGTCGGGCAGGAGCCGAAGAAGAACGTCAACCCCGACGAGGCGGTCGCGCTCGGCGCGGCGGTCCAGGGCGGCGTCCTCTCCGGCGACGTCGACGACATCGTCCTGCTGGACGTGACCCCGCTCTCGCTCGGTATCGAGGTGAAGGGCGGCCTCTTCGAGCGGCTCATCGAGAAGAACACCACGATCCCGACCGAGGAGTCGAAGGTGTTCACCACGGCCGCGGACAACCAGACCTCCGTCAACGTCCGCGTCTTCCAGGGCGAGCGCGAGATAGCCGAGGAGAACGAACTGTTGGGCGCGTTCCAGCTCTCGGGCATCCCGCCGGCGCCGGCCGGAACCCCCCAGATCGAGGTATCGTTTAACATCGACGAGAACGGCATCGTCAACGTCGAGGCCGAGGATCAGGGCTCGGGCAACGCCGAGTCGATCACCATCGAGGGCGGCGTCGGTCTCTCCGACGAGGAGATAGATGAGATGCAAGCGGAGGCGGAGCAGCACGCCGAGGAGGACGAGGCCCGCCGCGAGCGGATCGAGGCCCGCAACGAGGCCGAGACGACGATCCAGCGCGCCGAGACGCTCCTCGAAGAGAACGAGGAGGAACTGGACGACGACGCGCTCGTCGAGGACATCGAGGCGGCCATCGAGGACGTTGAGGAAGTCCTCGAAGACGAGGACGCCGACACCGACGAGATCGAGTCCGCCACCGAGGCGCTCACCGAGGAACTCCAGGAGATCGGCAAGCAGATGTACGAGGGGCAGGCCGCGCAGGCCGGTCCGGGCGGCGCCGGTCCCGGCGGTATGGGCGGGATGGGCGGCGCGGGCGGTCCCGGAGGAGCAGCGGGCCCCGGCGGCGCCGGTCCCGGCGGCGACGCGGACGACGAGGAGTACGTCGACGCCGACTTCGAGGACGTTGATGAGAACGACGACGAGTAG
- a CDS encoding ABC transporter permease, with protein sequence MGFGRYVTARVLWAGVVSLIITTITFLLLSAAPNPDVQQAATQAALQGGDPAEATQRARELRGLDEPLYVRYFDFVQGVYTLDWGWSSSRSQPVIEAVGNALYYTAQYSIPWTILTVILGPLIGVYSAANMYSWRDHAATGFAFFGYAIPNFFFGIILLLVFGVWLEVIPIVYDTDVAVFSLENAIQLTIPVFVLVTGSIGAVMRVSRNESAEFQNADFMKTAKAKGVSPLRAYAYHVMRPTLVPLSTTLVGQLLALFLGSSLLVEVVFGIPGLGRLTFEALRSQDTNLVLGTTLFFTFVAVVGNLIEDLVFTVLDPRISYDDR encoded by the coding sequence ATGGGATTTGGAAGATACGTTACCGCTCGCGTCCTCTGGGCAGGAGTCGTATCGCTGATCATCACGACGATCACGTTCCTGCTCCTGTCGGCCGCTCCGAACCCGGACGTACAGCAGGCCGCCACGCAGGCCGCCCTCCAAGGGGGCGACCCGGCGGAGGCCACACAGCGGGCGAGAGAGCTCAGGGGGCTCGACGAACCGCTCTACGTCAGGTACTTCGATTTCGTTCAGGGAGTGTACACCCTCGACTGGGGCTGGTCGAGCAGTCGGAGCCAGCCGGTCATCGAGGCGGTCGGCAACGCGCTGTACTACACCGCGCAGTACTCGATTCCGTGGACGATCCTCACGGTCATCCTCGGCCCCCTCATCGGCGTGTACTCCGCCGCGAACATGTACAGCTGGCGGGACCACGCGGCGACCGGGTTCGCCTTCTTCGGCTACGCCATCCCGAACTTCTTCTTCGGCATCATCCTGCTTCTGGTCTTCGGGGTGTGGCTGGAGGTGATACCGATCGTGTACGACACGGACGTCGCGGTCTTCAGCCTCGAAAACGCGATTCAACTGACGATTCCGGTGTTCGTGCTGGTGACCGGATCGATCGGCGCGGTCATGCGCGTCTCCCGGAACGAGTCCGCCGAGTTCCAGAACGCGGACTTCATGAAGACGGCGAAGGCCAAGGGGGTATCGCCGCTCCGGGCGTACGCGTACCACGTCATGCGGCCGACGCTCGTCCCCCTCTCGACGACGCTCGTCGGACAGCTCCTCGCGCTGTTCCTCGGGTCGTCGCTGCTCGTCGAGGTCGTGTTCGGGATACCCGGACTCGGCCGGCTCACCTTCGAGGCGCTCCGCTCACAGGACACGAACCTCGTGTTGGGAACGACGCTGTTCTTCACGTTCGTCGCCGTCGTGGGGAACCTCATCGAGGACCTCGTGTTCACCGTGCTCGACCCGCGTATCAGCTACGATGACAGGTAA
- the dnaJ gene encoding molecular chaperone DnaJ translates to MSEDFYDVLGVSRDASEEEIKKAYRKQAAEHHPDVSDDENAEERFKKIQKAKEVLTDEQKRKQYDQMGHDRFTEADKRGATGGGGGPGGAGGPFGGAGGAGGAGGFEDIFNQFFGGGGGGRGRGGGGGGNRPRQGRDLKTGLTINLEEAFEGATKEVTLTRPTTCATCDGAGHPPDADVETCPQCNGRGQVQQVQQTPLGRVQQTSTCPRCEGEGELYSEDCSDCGGDGVVREEATLSVEIPAGIRSGQSLRMEREGAPGENGGPKGDLLIEVDVDAGERFERDGDDLRVNEAISFPQAVFGDTVEVETLDGSVEMDVPAGTQSGETFRLKGKGMPRLRRRGRGDLYVQVGVVVPDSLNDEQREALEAFAEAGGEDIDVGGGFFEKLKSSF, encoded by the coding sequence ATGAGCGAAGATTTCTACGACGTCCTCGGCGTGTCGCGGGACGCCAGCGAGGAGGAGATAAAGAAGGCGTACCGCAAGCAGGCCGCCGAACACCACCCCGACGTCAGCGACGACGAGAACGCCGAGGAGCGGTTCAAGAAGATCCAGAAGGCCAAGGAGGTGCTCACCGACGAGCAGAAGCGGAAGCAGTACGACCAGATGGGTCACGACCGGTTCACCGAGGCCGACAAGCGCGGCGCGACCGGCGGTGGCGGCGGCCCGGGCGGCGCCGGCGGTCCCTTCGGCGGCGCGGGCGGCGCCGGGGGCGCCGGCGGGTTCGAGGACATCTTCAACCAGTTCTTCGGCGGCGGTGGCGGCGGTCGCGGCCGCGGCGGCGGTGGCGGCGGTAACCGACCGCGGCAGGGCCGCGACCTCAAGACCGGGCTGACGATCAACCTCGAGGAGGCGTTCGAGGGCGCGACCAAGGAGGTCACGCTCACGCGGCCGACGACCTGCGCCACCTGCGACGGCGCGGGTCACCCCCCTGACGCCGACGTGGAGACCTGCCCGCAGTGTAACGGTCGCGGGCAGGTCCAGCAGGTCCAGCAGACGCCGCTCGGCCGCGTTCAGCAGACCTCCACCTGTCCCCGCTGCGAGGGGGAAGGCGAACTGTACAGCGAGGACTGTTCCGACTGCGGCGGCGACGGCGTCGTCCGCGAGGAGGCGACGCTCTCCGTCGAGATTCCGGCGGGGATCCGCTCCGGACAGAGCCTCCGGATGGAGCGCGAGGGCGCGCCCGGCGAGAACGGCGGGCCGAAGGGCGACCTCCTCATCGAGGTCGACGTCGACGCCGGCGAGCGGTTCGAGCGCGACGGCGACGACCTCCGCGTCAACGAGGCCATCTCCTTCCCGCAGGCGGTCTTCGGTGACACCGTCGAGGTGGAGACGCTCGACGGCAGCGTCGAGATGGACGTGCCCGCCGGCACGCAGAGCGGCGAGACGTTCCGCCTCAAGGGGAAGGGAATGCCCCGCCTCCGCCGCCGGGGGCGCGGCGACCTCTACGTGCAGGTCGGGGTCGTCGTCCCCGACTCGCTGAACGACGAACAGCGAGAGGCGCTGGAGGCGTTCGCGGAGGCCGGCGGCGAGGACATCGACGTCGGCGGCGGCTTCTTCGAGAAGCTGAAAAGCTCGTTTTGA
- a CDS encoding DICT sensory domain-containing protein — MSLIELIAGVEAHEATLTVFNADPAVTEELREYFADRNVRIVDDQTASGPKEFAVLARDGEFVTAVTVDDLLPDPEGDGATASAGGSDGPEGEGEDDGRVGRPVLDHLDETMFTSYSRDDMVAASREIEDRAWRVGDGELHAGFQTLDVLTGETDTYDLLGEKERLDVHAYAADEGDAPDVEHYTVHVGKTAEIRETWFVAYDGGGYEDAKCALLAEERAPGEFYGFWSYDPETVDYIIDYLTERYGGSEQTDDGGATV; from the coding sequence ATGTCCCTCATCGAGCTCATCGCGGGCGTGGAAGCTCACGAGGCCACGCTGACCGTGTTCAACGCCGATCCGGCGGTTACGGAGGAACTCCGGGAGTACTTCGCCGACCGCAACGTCCGGATCGTCGACGACCAGACGGCCTCCGGGCCGAAGGAGTTCGCCGTCTTGGCGCGGGACGGCGAGTTCGTCACCGCCGTGACCGTCGACGACCTGCTCCCGGACCCGGAGGGAGACGGAGCGACCGCGTCGGCGGGCGGAAGCGACGGACCAGAGGGCGAAGGGGAAGACGACGGACGCGTCGGGAGGCCGGTGTTGGACCACCTCGACGAGACGATGTTCACCTCCTACTCCCGCGACGACATGGTCGCCGCCTCCAGAGAGATCGAGGACCGCGCCTGGCGGGTGGGGGACGGTGAGCTCCACGCGGGGTTCCAGACGCTCGACGTCCTCACCGGCGAGACGGACACCTACGACCTGCTCGGTGAGAAGGAGCGGCTCGACGTCCACGCGTACGCCGCCGACGAGGGCGACGCGCCCGACGTCGAACACTACACCGTCCACGTCGGAAAGACCGCCGAGATCCGGGAGACGTGGTTCGTCGCGTACGACGGGGGCGGGTACGAGGACGCCAAGTGCGCGCTGCTCGCGGAGGAGCGCGCCCCCGGCGAGTTCTACGGCTTCTGGAGCTACGACCCCGAGACGGTCGATTACATCATCGACTACCTGACCGAACGGTACGGCGGCTCGGAGCAGACGGACGACGGCGGCGCGACGGTGTGA
- a CDS encoding ABC transporter permease: MATEGSERFDQVDWNDLSRSGRFDLSVNSIGMLLTTLPLALLAVYDWQFTGRRTPTFEFVGLDRTLEAVDFFFIFTLLLAFWYLVLPLYQNPRMTRYYWKEFRRNRPAVVSMGWLGVVFVGGIVGPLVMSAPQQELLIAYQPPVFTSVVDTTPATCVGEVMNGRCHGTWEHPLGTTNAGKDVFTMIVYGMTISMQIAFITTTIVATIGITFGTLSAYSGGWVDEIMMRFVDIILSFPTFLMFLLILYIYGGGLGMFIVVFSLFAWGGTARYVRSKSLSISEDEFIKASRISGASTYQVIRGHVVPNVASSIITQLTLLIPGFLLFEAQLAFLGIGDSTVPSWGQLISAGRSDLSYAPWIVLAPGIVLFLTILAFNFLGDALLDALNPEAEAESE, encoded by the coding sequence ATGGCAACTGAAGGCTCGGAACGATTCGATCAAGTCGACTGGAACGACCTCTCGCGGTCCGGACGGTTCGATCTGTCGGTCAACTCGATCGGGATGCTGCTGACGACGCTCCCGCTCGCGCTGCTGGCCGTGTACGACTGGCAGTTCACCGGCCGGCGGACCCCGACCTTCGAGTTCGTCGGGCTCGATCGGACGCTGGAGGCCGTCGACTTCTTCTTCATCTTCACGCTACTCCTCGCGTTCTGGTACCTCGTCCTGCCGCTGTACCAGAACCCGCGGATGACGCGGTACTACTGGAAGGAGTTCAGGCGCAACCGCCCGGCGGTGGTGAGCATGGGCTGGCTCGGGGTCGTGTTCGTCGGGGGGATCGTCGGGCCGCTCGTGATGAGCGCACCGCAACAGGAGCTGCTCATCGCCTACCAGCCGCCGGTGTTCACCTCCGTCGTCGACACGACGCCGGCGACCTGCGTCGGAGAGGTGATGAACGGGCGCTGCCACGGGACCTGGGAACACCCGCTCGGAACGACGAACGCCGGCAAGGACGTGTTCACGATGATCGTCTACGGGATGACGATCAGCATGCAGATCGCCTTCATCACGACGACCATCGTCGCGACGATCGGTATCACGTTCGGCACGCTGAGCGCGTACTCCGGCGGGTGGGTAGACGAGATCATGATGCGGTTCGTCGACATCATCCTCTCGTTCCCGACGTTCCTGATGTTCCTGCTCATCCTGTACATCTACGGCGGCGGGTTGGGGATGTTCATCGTCGTCTTCTCGCTGTTCGCGTGGGGCGGAACGGCCAGATACGTCCGCAGCAAATCGCTGTCGATCTCCGAAGACGAGTTCATCAAGGCGAGCCGGATCAGCGGCGCGAGCACGTATCAGGTGATCCGCGGCCACGTGGTCCCGAACGTGGCGAGCAGCATCATCACCCAGCTCACGCTACTCATTCCCGGCTTCCTGCTGTTCGAGGCGCAGTTGGCGTTCCTCGGGATCGGGGACTCGACGGTCCCCTCGTGGGGACAGCTCATCTCGGCCGGCCGGAGCGACCTCTCGTACGCCCCGTGGATCGTGTTGGCGCCCGGTATCGTGCTGTTCCTGACCATCCTCGCGTTCAACTTCCTCGGTGACGCGCTGTTGGACGCGTTGAACCCAGAAGCGGAGGCCGAGAGCGAATAA
- a CDS encoding disulfide bond formation protein B — MTARGTGATAWLSAATVVATVATAGSLWFSLGLGLTPCDLCWYQRIAMYPLTVVLGGPCAAVLWESPVFGLTIPNLSLVAFALLGGLLVGARRRA; from the coding sequence GTGACGGCCCGCGGCACGGGAGCGACCGCGTGGCTGTCGGCCGCGACGGTCGTGGCGACGGTCGCCACCGCCGGGAGCCTCTGGTTCAGCCTCGGACTCGGCCTCACGCCCTGCGACCTGTGCTGGTACCAGCGGATCGCCATGTACCCGCTCACCGTGGTCCTCGGCGGCCCGTGCGCGGCCGTGCTGTGGGAGAGCCCGGTGTTCGGGCTCACGATCCCGAACCTCTCGCTCGTCGCGTTCGCGCTGCTCGGGGGGCTGCTCGTCGGAGCGCGGCGACGCGCCTGA
- a CDS encoding ABC transporter ATP-binding protein, translating to MTEPLLSVRDLKKHYPIRKGIFNRQVGAARAVDGISFDIAQGETLGLVGESGCGKSTAASSVIHLEEPTSGEVIFNGNGREGATRDRDGTHPNDVTRFDDDELMEFRRGAQMIFQDPSSSFDPRMSVGNAVGELLKVHGMSDRHRRRAIVEDLLERVGLSATDFDRYPHEFSGGQKQRIALARALVLNPDLIIADEPVSALDVSIQAEILSLIDDLQEEFGLSLLFISHDMSVIQQICDRVAVMYLGEIVEIGPVEEIFTDPQHPYTEALLSSIPTPDPRASVGGIELKGTVPSPTNPPSGCRFHTRCHRVIQPDGVDVDQGDWRGLLNFREKVDTDQIDVEQVRENVDAGGTESTDSAVRAEIRREFDISETVDDPGLEETLSEAMTLLLEDNTELAGELLAEEVTTPCAKSDPDLTVRGADHESACLRHEERAAAEPNPADD from the coding sequence ATGACTGAGCCGCTGCTGTCGGTCCGCGACCTGAAGAAGCACTACCCGATCCGGAAGGGAATATTCAACCGACAGGTCGGCGCCGCCCGCGCCGTCGACGGGATCAGCTTCGACATCGCGCAGGGCGAGACGCTGGGGCTCGTCGGCGAGTCCGGCTGCGGGAAGTCGACCGCGGCGAGTTCGGTGATTCACCTGGAGGAGCCGACCTCCGGGGAGGTGATCTTCAACGGGAACGGGCGCGAGGGCGCGACCCGGGATCGGGACGGGACCCACCCCAACGACGTGACGCGGTTCGACGACGACGAGCTGATGGAGTTCCGTCGGGGGGCACAGATGATCTTCCAGGACCCGTCTTCGAGCTTCGACCCGCGGATGTCGGTCGGGAACGCGGTGGGCGAGCTGCTCAAGGTTCACGGGATGAGCGACCGCCACCGGCGCCGCGCGATCGTCGAGGACCTGCTCGAACGCGTCGGGCTCTCCGCGACCGACTTCGACCGGTACCCGCACGAGTTCTCCGGCGGGCAGAAACAGCGGATCGCGCTCGCCCGGGCGCTCGTGTTGAACCCGGACCTCATCATCGCGGACGAACCGGTGAGCGCGCTTGACGTCTCGATTCAGGCGGAGATCCTCTCGCTCATCGACGACCTGCAAGAGGAGTTCGGGCTGTCGCTGCTGTTCATCAGCCACGACATGTCCGTCATCCAGCAGATCTGCGACCGCGTCGCCGTCATGTACCTCGGTGAGATAGTCGAGATCGGGCCGGTCGAGGAGATATTCACCGACCCACAACACCCTTACACCGAGGCGCTGCTGTCGTCGATCCCGACCCCGGACCCGCGGGCGAGCGTCGGCGGTATCGAGCTGAAAGGCACCGTTCCGAGCCCGACGAACCCGCCGAGCGGCTGTCGGTTCCACACCCGGTGTCACAGGGTGATCCAGCCCGACGGGGTCGACGTCGACCAAGGCGACTGGCGCGGGCTGTTGAACTTCCGCGAGAAGGTCGACACGGACCAAATCGACGTCGAACAGGTACGGGAGAACGTCGACGCCGGCGGAACCGAGTCGACCGACTCGGCGGTTCGGGCCGAGATCCGGCGCGAGTTCGACATCAGCGAGACGGTCGACGACCCCGGCCTCGAGGAGACGCTCTCGGAGGCGATGACCCTCCTGCTGGAGGACAACACCGAACTGGCCGGAGAGCTCCTCGCGGAGGAGGTCACGACGCCGTGTGCGAAGAGCGACCCCGACCTGACCGTCCGCGGCGCCGACCACGAGTCCGCCTGCCTCCGGCACGAGGAGCGGGCGGCCGCGGAACCGAACCCCGCGGACGACTGA